The following proteins are co-located in the Clostridia bacterium genome:
- a CDS encoding AAA-associated domain-containing protein produces MKTGKISLTKRYILRFQPQPIIKLFNDIMQNKWSSINHIASNRKEAEGNIINKLKELRQLDLIEGSNESFKPTNLATKAYNKMKIPEYLNGIMKQNSIVREVISKVAVEKKMHLNAVKELIKKEMPFIDAKDTTWLFYARVISGWLKAVNILAYKDSVLLPKQTGDESIDYLNSTGFIPSIYMQQLGRFINVFVGSKEPKSIKQLSEALGRKSINGAITDSSFLGLVDIVARGYYKLTKDGERFCNMEIDERRKYIFSRIDSIEHIHNYINDIKSGIEQDSAFEKMVESLGGNKWSEETYKWKHKLIKNWLIYCGILKDSRGRKKMVRRFPNRTDLYNDRSTQMITIKNTPNLTGVSISGDLNDLYNLVEALHEITVNEYSEKHHQYINISTRVLGLCYDIRHAYQGDRKVELVDNNMTEDKMKWHSIIAPKNNVYYSCNYLYPEMFFVMLALNALVELRIRDLTKAKYIFKEAMDKKVIWDETIAIIRLFQAEFVKCVKGTFTEATFARWMNVMNSDYISIEDIAGQYVDLLNIKYIDMTKEKRLKNLSSIAKRIAEFRYDNDHKEIKEVVTEAAREHRCEPGAIKLQGIEYPEDFEW; encoded by the coding sequence GTGAAGACAGGTAAAATTTCCCTGACAAAAAGATATATACTTAGGTTCCAACCACAACCCATAATAAAGCTCTTTAATGATATTATGCAAAACAAATGGAGTTCAATCAATCACATTGCTAGTAATAGGAAAGAGGCCGAAGGTAATATTATAAATAAGCTAAAAGAACTGCGACAGTTAGATTTAATTGAAGGAAGCAATGAATCATTTAAACCAACAAATTTAGCTACTAAAGCTTATAATAAAATGAAGATTCCTGAGTACTTAAACGGCATAATGAAGCAAAACAGTATAGTTAGAGAAGTAATTAGCAAAGTAGCGGTTGAGAAGAAAATGCATTTAAATGCAGTTAAAGAACTCATAAAGAAGGAAATGCCATTCATTGATGCCAAAGATACTACATGGCTATTTTATGCAAGGGTTATAAGTGGGTGGTTAAAAGCCGTTAATATTTTGGCATATAAGGATAGTGTTTTGTTACCTAAACAAACAGGTGATGAAAGTATTGACTATTTAAATTCAACTGGGTTTATCCCTTCAATTTATATGCAGCAGTTAGGAAGATTTATTAATGTATTTGTTGGGTCAAAAGAACCTAAGAGCATTAAGCAGCTTTCGGAAGCCCTAGGCAGAAAATCAATTAATGGGGCTATAACAGATTCTAGTTTTCTTGGCCTTGTAGATATTGTTGCTAGAGGATATTACAAGTTAACAAAAGATGGAGAACGTTTCTGCAATATGGAAATAGATGAACGGCGTAAGTATATCTTTAGCAGGATTGATTCAATTGAACATATTCACAACTATATTAATGATATAAAATCAGGAATTGAGCAAGATTCTGCATTTGAAAAAATGGTAGAATCATTAGGTGGTAATAAATGGAGTGAAGAGACTTATAAATGGAAGCACAAATTAATTAAAAATTGGCTTATTTATTGTGGGATATTGAAAGATAGTAGAGGCCGTAAAAAAATGGTTAGGAGATTCCCGAATAGAACAGACTTGTATAATGATAGGAGCACACAAATGATCACCATAAAAAACACCCCAAACCTTACCGGAGTATCCATAAGCGGAGATTTAAATGACCTCTACAACCTTGTGGAGGCCTTACACGAAATCACCGTAAATGAATACTCCGAAAAACACCACCAATACATAAATATCTCCACCCGGGTTCTTGGGCTCTGCTATGACATCCGGCATGCCTACCAGGGAGACCGGAAGGTTGAGCTTGTTGACAACAACATGACCGAGGATAAAATGAAGTGGCACTCCATCATTGCTCCCAAAAATAACGTTTATTACAGCTGCAACTATCTCTACCCGGAGATGTTTTTCGTCATGCTTGCCTTGAATGCCCTTGTTGAACTTCGGATCAGGGATCTTACAAAGGCAAAGTACATCTTCAAAGAAGCAATGGACAAGAAGGTTATCTGGGATGAAACAATCGCAATCATCCGGCTTTTTCAGGCTGAATTTGTGAAATGTGTCAAAGGCACATTCACAGAGGCCACCTTTGCCAGATGGATGAATGTGATGAATAGTGATTATATAAGTATTGAAGATATTGCCGGACAGTATGTTGATTTGCTGAACATCAAATATATAGATATGACTAAGGAAAAGCGCCTCAAAAACCTGTCCTCTATTGCCAAGAGAATCGCAGAATTCAGATATGACAATGACCATAAGGAAATAAAGGAAGTTGTTACTGAGGCAGCAAGAGAACATCGGTGTGAACCGGGAGCAATTAAGCTGCAGGGGATTGAGTATCCTGAGGATTTTGAATGGTAA
- a CDS encoding virulence RhuM family protein, which translates to MSIENNSEFLIYQTDDGQTKIDVRIENETVWLTQMQMTALFQTTKQNISLHINNVFKEGELDPNATVKKYLTVQNEGNRRVSREIDHYNLDVIISVGYRVKSHRGTQFRMWATQRLREYIIKGFTMNDDLLKKSGGGNYFEELLQRIRDIRSSEKVFYRKVLEIYATSIDYDPRAKATQEFFKTVQNKMHYSAHGKTAAEIIYERADGNKPNMGLTSWTGLNPKKTDITAAKNYLNEEELDTLNRIVNMYLEFAELQAIRRKPMYMADWISKLDEFMKISEREILTHAGKVSHEIAILKANEEFEKFTERTKNELSQVEKHFIESIEGTVKKLKESKRKH; encoded by the coding sequence ATGAGTATTGAAAACAATTCTGAGTTTCTTATATACCAGACCGATGACGGTCAAACAAAGATTGATGTACGTATTGAGAATGAGACTGTTTGGCTTACTCAGATGCAAATGACAGCGCTGTTTCAGACAACAAAGCAGAATATAAGCCTTCATATCAATAATGTCTTTAAAGAAGGAGAACTTGACCCAAATGCAACTGTCAAGAAATACTTGACAGTTCAAAATGAAGGCAATAGAAGGGTTTCGAGAGAAATTGACCATTACAACCTTGATGTTATCATATCCGTAGGCTACCGTGTAAAATCCCACCGCGGCACACAGTTCAGAATGTGGGCAACCCAGCGCCTCCGCGAGTACATCATCAAAGGCTTTACCATGAATGATGATTTGCTGAAAAAATCCGGTGGTGGCAATTATTTTGAAGAACTCCTACAGCGCATCAGAGATATCCGTTCCAGTGAGAAGGTATTTTACCGTAAGGTGCTGGAAATCTATGCAACCAGCATTGACTACGATCCGCGGGCAAAGGCAACACAGGAATTTTTCAAAACGGTACAGAATAAAATGCACTATTCCGCTCATGGAAAAACTGCTGCAGAAATTATATATGAGCGTGCAGATGGGAATAAACCTAATATGGGGCTGACATCTTGGACAGGCTTAAATCCTAAAAAGACAGACATAACCGCAGCAAAAAACTATCTTAATGAGGAAGAACTTGATACGCTAAATCGAATTGTAAATATGTATCTGGAATTTGCTGAGCTGCAGGCCATAAGAAGAAAGCCGATGTATATGGCAGACTGGATCAGCAAGCTTGATGAATTCATGAAAATTTCCGAAAGGGAGATCCTTACCCATGCAGGCAAGGTGTCTCATGAAATTGCTATACTTAAGGCAAATGAAGAGTTTGAAAAATTCACTGAGCGTACAAAGAATGAACTGTCTCAGGTTGAAAAGCACTTTATTGAAAGCATTGAAGGTACTGTAAAAAAACTGAAGGAAAGCAAAAGGAAACATTGA
- a CDS encoding recombinase family protein, translating into MSNEKYKGDALLQKYFTVDFLTKKRKSNEGEVPQYYVQNSHPAIIEPDEFDAVQAEIERRKGLGRPSGCSSPFSEKLVCGDCGGFFGSKVWGSNTKYRRIIWWCNEKYKSDKKCNTPHVTEEDVKQRYLIVYNTLMGDREEFDDRLWALAVGKVKVMPDGRLVFSFRDGTEIEA; encoded by the coding sequence TTGTCCAACGAGAAATACAAGGGTGATGCACTTCTTCAAAAATACTTTACGGTGGACTTCTTGACTAAAAAGCGTAAGAGCAATGAGGGCGAGGTTCCTCAGTACTATGTTCAGAACAGCCACCCGGCCATTATTGAACCTGATGAGTTCGATGCGGTTCAGGCAGAAATTGAGCGACGAAAAGGTCTCGGTAGGCCATCCGGTTGCAGCAGCCCTTTCTCAGAGAAGCTTGTCTGCGGTGATTGCGGTGGCTTTTTCGGCTCCAAGGTTTGGGGCTCTAACACAAAATACCGCCGTATTATCTGGTGGTGCAATGAAAAATACAAGAGCGACAAAAAGTGTAATACACCGCATGTAACAGAGGAGGATGTAAAGCAGCGTTACCTCATAGTTTATAATACTCTAATGGGTGACCGGGAGGAATTTGACGATAGGCTATGGGCTTTGGCTGTCGGGAAGGTCAAGGTAATGCCGGATGGCAGACTGGTTTTTAGCTTCAGGGATGGTACGGAGATTGAAGCATAG
- a CDS encoding helix-turn-helix domain-containing protein, producing the protein MDIREELFRENYLFTREDILKSLELFVEHEKLNEESGYSSEVVKNRIKLCNKFIAAVKKCKLPVLTDLWWFYEYQFLGNSIELHLSQASEIEVENGEISVMTSTVEHTLITVECDYLTVEKYASMLGIEPVTVRQWIRRGKLRHAKKNGRDWLIPSTEDKPQRGFSPVQYLVENEAQIDSGEFPLLSACDSISIFQSQDNKSKFICYLNNYKTKFHSELELTRSEVERLEHTIIESGKARVEGSIQYVPYIRDIED; encoded by the coding sequence ATGGACATTAGAGAAGAACTATTCCGTGAAAACTATTTGTTTACGCGTGAAGATATATTAAAGTCACTAGAGTTATTTGTAGAACACGAGAAACTAAATGAAGAGTCTGGATATTCAAGCGAAGTTGTGAAGAATAGAATAAAGCTTTGCAACAAGTTTATTGCAGCAGTAAAGAAATGCAAACTTCCGGTTTTGACCGATCTTTGGTGGTTCTATGAATATCAGTTTTTAGGTAATAGCATAGAGCTACATCTTAGTCAGGCTTCTGAGATTGAAGTTGAAAATGGCGAAATTAGTGTCATGACATCAACAGTGGAGCACACTTTAATAACGGTTGAATGCGATTACCTTACAGTTGAGAAGTATGCCTCCATGCTTGGAATTGAACCTGTTACGGTCAGGCAATGGATTAGGCGTGGGAAATTAAGACATGCAAAAAAGAATGGTCGTGATTGGTTAATTCCCAGCACTGAAGATAAGCCCCAACGTGGCTTTTCCCCTGTGCAGTACTTAGTGGAAAATGAAGCCCAGATTGACAGTGGTGAATTCCCTCTGTTATCCGCATGCGACTCAATATCTATCTTTCAATCTCAAGATAACAAAAGCAAATTCATTTGTTACCTTAATAATTATAAAACTAAATTCCACAGTGAGCTTGAACTGACAAGAAGCGAGGTTGAAAGGCTGGAACATACAATTATTGAATCGGGTAAAGCAAGAGTTGAAGGGAGTATACAATACGTCCCTTATATTAGAGATATAGAAGACTGA
- a CDS encoding methylated DNA-protein cysteine methyltransferase, with amino-acid sequence MAKKSFNQQLQDSRDMPKIAEITDPKEITRNGGTKLLIAPPLAYDEIMKKVPAGKVITSDYIRSYLAKKHGADNTCPLTAGIFINIAAKASVDRGVDETPYWRTLKKDGELNEKYPEGIDGQKLHLEIEGHTIIQKGKKYFVKDYKEKFFELTE; translated from the coding sequence GTGGCAAAGAAATCTTTTAACCAACAACTGCAGGATAGCAGGGATATGCCCAAAATAGCTGAGATTACAGATCCAAAGGAAATTACAAGAAATGGTGGAACTAAACTGCTTATCGCTCCACCACTTGCCTATGACGAAATAATGAAAAAAGTTCCAGCAGGAAAGGTTATTACTTCTGACTACATACGAAGCTATTTAGCAAAGAAGCATGGTGCCGACAATACCTGTCCTTTGACTGCAGGAATATTTATTAATATTGCAGCAAAAGCTTCTGTTGATCGTGGAGTTGATGAGACACCTTATTGGAGGACCCTGAAAAAAGATGGTGAGCTTAACGAGAAATACCCTGAAGGTATTGATGGGCAAAAGCTGCATCTTGAGATTGAAGGTCATACCATTATTCAGAAGGGCAAAAAGTATTTTGTGAAGGATTACAAGGAGAAGTTTTTTGAATTAACTGAATAA
- a CDS encoding DUF3795 domain-containing protein, with translation MSVSKIGCCGAYCRTCPAFQEQACKGCKIGYENGEREISKAKCKIKVCCINSKHRSCADCNEYAACNTVNDFYNKNGYKYGKYKQATEFIKKNGYDAFLEIADKWKNAHGKY, from the coding sequence ATGTCTGTTTCGAAAATTGGTTGTTGCGGAGCCTACTGCAGGACTTGCCCTGCATTCCAGGAGCAAGCATGCAAAGGATGTAAAATTGGTTATGAAAACGGCGAAAGAGAAATTTCAAAAGCAAAATGCAAAATAAAAGTTTGCTGCATCAATAGCAAACATCGATCCTGTGCTGATTGCAACGAATATGCTGCTTGCAATACTGTTAATGACTTTTATAACAAAAACGGCTATAAATATGGAAAGTATAAGCAAGCAACAGAGTTTATCAAGAAGAATGGATATGATGCCTTTCTTGAAATTGCAGATAAGTGGAAAAACGCACATGGGAAGTACTGA
- a CDS encoding GNAT family N-acetyltransferase has translation MDSVRLKYLGNPTLDTERLILRKLDITDANDVFEYAKHPEVARYVTWEAHKSIEDAKGFINWALGRYKSDEAGEWGIMLKENSKIIGAMGFVQLDLQNSCGAIGYVLSKEYWGKGIMTEAVTRLISFGFNDMELNRIEAVHAVENEASGKVMQKSGMQFEGVLRQKMFAKGKFWDAKQYSIIKEDWLVKKEGTI, from the coding sequence ATGGATTCAGTGAGGCTTAAGTATTTAGGTAATCCAACATTGGATACAGAACGATTAATACTAAGAAAACTTGATATTACAGATGCAAATGATGTTTTTGAGTATGCAAAACATCCGGAAGTCGCAAGGTACGTGACTTGGGAAGCACATAAGTCCATTGAAGATGCGAAGGGTTTTATTAATTGGGCGCTTGGACGTTATAAAAGCGATGAAGCTGGGGAATGGGGAATTATGCTTAAAGAGAATAGCAAAATAATCGGAGCCATGGGTTTTGTCCAGCTTGACCTGCAAAATTCTTGCGGGGCAATTGGGTATGTTTTATCAAAGGAATATTGGGGTAAAGGCATTATGACTGAAGCAGTTACACGTCTAATATCTTTTGGTTTCAACGACATGGAGTTAAACAGGATAGAAGCTGTTCATGCAGTTGAAAATGAGGCTTCAGGTAAGGTTATGCAAAAATCAGGAATGCAGTTTGAAGGTGTTTTGCGTCAGAAAATGTTTGCAAAGGGAAAGTTCTGGGATGCTAAACAATATTCTATTATAAAAGAGGATTGGCTTGTAAAGAAAGAAGGGACTATATGA
- a CDS encoding GNAT family N-acetyltransferase, whose translation MRTLSERVQTKLTGCGVEIATKNDLEDILKLQKLAYQENAIRYNDFTIPPLTQTLEELKKESEGSIILKVVEDRMIVGSVRAFEKDGSCYIGRLSVHPSYQNKGIGKKLMKAIEKCFEGVRFELFTGYLDEKNLAFYEKLSYKRFREEKINDDLRFVYFEKKAGV comes from the coding sequence ATGAGAACATTGTCTGAGCGGGTACAAACAAAATTAACAGGATGTGGTGTTGAGATTGCAACAAAAAATGACCTTGAGGATATCCTGAAGCTTCAAAAGCTTGCATATCAGGAAAATGCAATAAGATACAATGATTTTACAATTCCACCGCTTACTCAGACTTTGGAAGAACTGAAGAAAGAATCGGAAGGTTCGATTATTCTAAAAGTTGTTGAAGACAGGATGATTGTAGGTTCGGTAAGAGCCTTTGAGAAGGACGGAAGCTGCTATATTGGAAGACTTAGTGTACATCCCAGTTATCAGAATAAAGGGATAGGCAAAAAGCTTATGAAGGCTATTGAAAAATGCTTTGAGGGAGTGAGGTTTGAACTGTTTACAGGGTATTTGGATGAAAAGAATCTCGCCTTTTATGAAAAGCTGAGCTATAAAAGATTCAGGGAAGAAAAGATTAATGATGATCTACGGTTTGTTTATTTTGAAAAGAAGGCAGGGGTGTAG
- a CDS encoding class I SAM-dependent methyltransferase, with amino-acid sequence MERMDKIKNHFEEEAEMYDGIIKNLIPYYNKMVEALVNTLPFDRTAEIDAIDLGCGTGTISRAVKDAYPKAKLTCVDISEKMLKIAAGKLSDVSDATFVNRNFYDFSFDKKYDAVASSLALHHLATKQDKLEFYRKIYSCLNSGGVFINADVVLASTDALQGRYMAQWKSFMCKNVSMDEVDNKWIPTYYEEDRPVSMMDHFEMLKGAGFEVMDVVWKYYNFAVYMALK; translated from the coding sequence ATGGAGAGAATGGACAAAATAAAAAATCACTTTGAAGAAGAAGCGGAGATGTATGACGGTATAATAAAAAATCTTATACCCTATTACAATAAAATGGTTGAGGCACTGGTGAATACTTTGCCTTTTGACCGAACTGCTGAAATTGATGCTATTGATCTGGGCTGCGGTACCGGCACTATATCACGGGCAGTAAAAGATGCTTATCCGAAAGCAAAATTAACATGTGTGGATATTTCTGAAAAAATGCTTAAAATAGCTGCTGGTAAGCTGAGTGATGTATCAGATGCAACATTCGTAAACAGAAATTTTTATGACTTCAGCTTTGATAAAAAATATGATGCCGTAGCTTCATCTCTTGCTCTCCATCATCTGGCGACAAAACAGGATAAGCTTGAATTTTACCGAAAAATATACTCATGTCTTAATAGTGGTGGCGTATTTATAAATGCAGATGTGGTTCTTGCATCCACAGATGCTCTCCAAGGCCGATATATGGCACAGTGGAAGAGCTTCATGTGCAAGAACGTGTCAATGGATGAAGTTGATAACAAATGGATTCCAACATACTACGAGGAAGACCGTCCGGTATCAATGATGGATCATTTTGAAATGCTGAAAGGTGCCGGATTTGAGGTTATGGATGTAGTCTGGAAGTATTACAATTTTGCCGTGTACATGGCACTAAAGTGA
- a CDS encoding GNAT family N-acetyltransferase, with product MMLEFKNELPTLEEYKYLRSAVGWKLVDDKSILKGLDSSTYSILAKVGDKTIGMGRIVGDGGIFSLIVDIIVIPEYQGQGIGKKIVQNIMDWIKANCAVESTVWLFAAKGREGFYEKFGFEKRPMDGYGAGMQWFWRRHDHA from the coding sequence ATGATGCTTGAATTCAAAAATGAACTTCCAACCCTTGAAGAATATAAATATCTTCGTTCGGCAGTAGGGTGGAAGCTTGTTGACGACAAATCAATATTAAAGGGGCTCGATTCTTCTACATATTCGATTCTGGCCAAAGTAGGAGATAAAACCATTGGCATGGGGCGCATAGTTGGGGATGGGGGTATTTTTTCATTAATTGTTGACATCATTGTGATTCCTGAATACCAGGGTCAAGGCATTGGTAAAAAAATTGTTCAGAACATCATGGACTGGATAAAGGCGAATTGTGCTGTAGAAAGTACAGTGTGGCTTTTCGCTGCTAAAGGGCGTGAAGGTTTTTACGAAAAATTCGGCTTTGAAAAACGTCCTATGGATGGTTATGGTGCTGGAATGCAGTGGTTTTGGAGGAGACATGATCATGCCTGA
- a CDS encoding methionine biosynthesis protein MetW, whose translation MKEEQDTLLHIFYCLENQNQPVSMDSIKRNLSWSGNISLVAEDEIKRLIEKGYLTTENDNIFSLTDIGRNEAYKASRIMVKNEFDKKVTRLTGSRTYLDYCEEVYGYRMYLFNMMDKEQLDFIINSVYISPQDKILDLGCGTGNVLNTLCSKYNCKGIGIDQLSNGVVEINSKMITYIDGDIDRLSDYDIKPSITIAVDSLYFSSDLDKLIQQLISIRNNRLFLFYSQYVLDESAVDRSMLQRDKTRLAEVLDKNCVSYETIDYSGNEALLYEKSIKALLKYKKAFENEGNLDLFENKLREDMGGKEIYSKGLAKRYLYIVNRK comes from the coding sequence TTGAAAGAAGAACAGGATACTCTTTTGCATATTTTTTATTGCCTAGAAAACCAGAATCAGCCTGTAAGCATGGACTCTATTAAACGTAATTTAAGCTGGTCAGGGAATATATCCCTGGTGGCTGAGGATGAAATCAAACGGTTGATTGAAAAAGGCTACTTGACTACTGAAAATGATAATATATTTTCATTGACCGATATTGGTCGGAATGAAGCTTATAAAGCAAGCAGAATCATGGTGAAAAATGAATTTGATAAAAAGGTTACAAGACTAACAGGAAGCCGCACATACCTTGACTATTGCGAAGAGGTCTATGGCTACAGAATGTATCTTTTCAATATGATGGATAAAGAACAGCTTGATTTCATTATCAATTCTGTTTATATATCACCGCAGGACAAAATTCTGGATTTGGGATGCGGTACAGGAAATGTCCTCAACACTCTTTGTTCGAAATACAACTGTAAAGGAATCGGTATTGATCAATTAAGTAATGGGGTTGTAGAAATAAACAGCAAAATGATTACATATATTGATGGCGATATTGACAGGCTTTCAGATTATGATATAAAGCCCAGCATAACAATTGCCGTCGATAGTCTGTATTTCAGCAGTGATCTGGATAAATTGATCCAACAGTTAATAAGTATAAGAAACAACAGATTATTCTTATTCTATTCCCAGTATGTTCTTGATGAATCCGCAGTGGACAGGAGTATGCTCCAGCGTGATAAAACAAGGCTTGCAGAGGTACTGGATAAAAACTGTGTATCCTACGAAACAATTGATTACAGTGGGAATGAAGCTTTATTGTATGAAAAATCTATTAAAGCACTATTGAAATATAAAAAAGCATTCGAAAATGAAGGAAATTTGGATCTTTTTGAGAATAAATTAAGAGAGGATATGGGAGGGAAGGAGATATACAGTAAGGGTCTTGCAAAAAGGTACCTTTATATTGTTAATAGGAAATAA
- a CDS encoding 4Fe-4S dicluster domain-containing protein, which yields MRLIERIKELGDNYGIDFIGVAGINQVRNEINDISGSLISDFPRALSIGIILQKSIVNLLNDRDTYENVLQYKTHAYDIINDRLDNFASIISSVIQRNGYKVMPLPAAERIDSNRVCASMSHKVSARLAGFGWIGKNCLLVNPNYGPRIRWTTVLTDAPFEENKEILESQCGSCNKCVKICPVQALKGRNYVEHEPRELRFDVKKCEEYYNSTLKEAGRLQVCGMCLYACPFGK from the coding sequence ATGAGACTGATAGAAAGAATAAAGGAATTAGGCGATAACTATGGTATTGACTTTATTGGTGTAGCAGGAATCAACCAAGTTAGAAATGAAATCAATGATATTAGTGGTTCCTTGATATCTGATTTCCCAAGGGCGTTATCTATAGGTATAATATTGCAAAAGAGTATTGTAAACCTTTTAAATGATAGAGATACATATGAAAATGTGCTTCAATATAAAACACATGCTTACGATATAATAAATGACCGGCTAGACAATTTTGCTTCGATTATCAGTTCTGTTATACAGCGAAACGGGTATAAAGTAATGCCATTACCCGCGGCAGAGCGTATAGATAGTAATAGAGTTTGTGCTTCAATGTCGCATAAAGTTAGTGCAAGACTAGCTGGTTTTGGATGGATAGGAAAAAACTGTCTTTTGGTAAATCCCAATTATGGTCCTCGTATAAGATGGACTACAGTACTTACTGATGCTCCATTTGAAGAAAATAAAGAAATATTAGAAAGTCAATGTGGTAGTTGTAATAAGTGTGTTAAAATATGTCCTGTTCAAGCCCTAAAAGGTAGAAATTATGTGGAACATGAACCACGTGAATTAAGGTTTGATGTGAAAAAATGTGAAGAATATTATAATTCTACGCTTAAAGAAGCAGGCAGACTTCAGGTATGTGGTATGTGCCTCTATGCCTGCCCGTTTGGTAAATGA
- a CDS encoding helix-turn-helix domain-containing protein has protein sequence MNENIDGVVKKAVGGDKASLEEIIINIKDMVYNLSIRMLWNPTDAEDATQEILIKVITNLSKFQGYSKFSTWVYTFQ, from the coding sequence ATGAATGAAAACATTGACGGTGTAGTAAAGAAGGCTGTTGGCGGAGATAAAGCATCTCTGGAAGAAATTATAATCAATATTAAGGATATGGTTTATAACCTTTCTATTAGGATGCTCTGGAATCCTACTGATGCAGAAGATGCAACTCAGGAAATCCTTATAAAAGTGATAACGAATCTATCAAAATTTCAAGGATATAGTAAATTTTCTACATGGGTCTACACATTCCAATAA
- a CDS encoding Ig-like domain-containing protein produces the protein MQVFINLVLEVGYDCLFISFCCAILISSLKAIAISPGNTNSKISSFTYTVSYNSDIGTNSSNIAAPRLKATPKKGDKVINGAASPLSTVTIKVNGKDGGTAKTDSKGNFTIKLSSALKAGDKLELTYKINNKSSAPLNITIK, from the coding sequence ATGCAGGTTTTTATTAATCTTGTATTAGAAGTTGGATATGATTGCCTTTTTATAAGTTTCTGCTGTGCTATATTAATATCATCACTCAAAGCTATTGCTATCAGTCCTGGTAATACAAACAGCAAAATTAGCAGTTTTACTTATACAGTAAGCTATAATAGCGATATTGGAACAAACAGCAGCAATATTGCTGCACCTAGGCTTAAAGCTACACCAAAAAAAGGAGACAAGGTAATAAATGGCGCAGCTTCTCCGTTATCAACAGTAACGATTAAAGTGAATGGGAAGGATGGTGGAACAGCTAAAACAGATTCAAAGGGTAATTTTACTATAAAACTGAGTAGTGCACTAAAAGCCGGAGATAAGCTGGAGTTGACATATAAAATCAATAACAAATCCAGTGCACCTTTGAATATAACGATAAAATAA